The Halanaerobium praevalens DSM 2228 genome contains a region encoding:
- a CDS encoding inositol monophosphatase family protein, whose product MINLEEVAALVKKWAREIGDLQKEKLAKKNFKVKTKSTKTDLVTEIDLLSEKIIREKIKAKFPQHNILGEESHYTDNKSSYTWVIDPLDGTNNYANAYPIYAVSIALKKENKTLMGVIYLPELDEMYYAIRGKGAYKGDSKIYISQKSELETALIATGFPYDKNDSKINNLAPLNIILPQLRGIRRSGSAAFDLCSVASSRIDAFWEFKLKEWDYAAGLLIIKEAGGEVYQTEIEQSPLLIAGSKELVSKLRQKIEPIYINT is encoded by the coding sequence TTGATTAATTTAGAAGAGGTAGCAGCCTTAGTTAAAAAATGGGCTCGAGAAATTGGTGATTTACAAAAAGAAAAATTAGCAAAAAAGAATTTTAAAGTTAAGACTAAAAGTACAAAAACAGATTTAGTGACTGAAATTGATTTATTAAGTGAAAAAATAATTAGAGAAAAAATAAAAGCTAAATTTCCTCAACATAATATTTTAGGTGAAGAAAGTCATTATACAGACAATAAAAGCAGTTATACTTGGGTTATTGACCCTTTAGATGGTACAAATAATTATGCAAATGCATATCCAATTTATGCTGTATCTATTGCTTTAAAAAAAGAAAATAAGACTTTGATGGGAGTTATTTATCTACCTGAATTAGATGAGATGTATTATGCTATTAGGGGAAAAGGAGCATATAAGGGCGATAGTAAAATTTATATTTCTCAGAAATCAGAACTCGAAACAGCTTTAATTGCTACAGGCTTTCCATATGATAAAAATGATTCTAAAATTAATAATCTTGCTCCCCTAAATATTATTCTACCTCAACTAAGAGGTATTAGACGTTCAGGAAGTGCTGCTTTTGATCTTTGTTCAGTAGCCAGTAGTCGAATTGATGCATTTTGGGAATTTAAGCTGAAAGAGTGGGATTATGCAGCTGGCCTTTTAATTATTAAAGAAGCTGGTGGAGAAGTTTATCAAACAGAAATTGAGCAAAGTCCATTATTAATAGCTGGTAGTAAAGAACTTGTTTCTAAATTAAGGCAAAAAATAGAACCAATATATATAAATACATAA
- a CDS encoding GNAT family N-acetyltransferase encodes MKLNIKEFAQLTTKELYQIIQARIEVFVIEQDCPYQDCDNKDQNSFHLFLVAQGEIAAYLRIIKPGFCYKEAAIGRVLVAKEYRREGLASKIMKAAIDFIDNNLKTKAIRLSAQEYILNFYQELGFEVVSDRYLEDEIPHFEMLYQL; translated from the coding sequence ATGAAATTAAATATTAAAGAATTTGCTCAATTAACAACTAAAGAGCTTTATCAAATAATCCAAGCTAGAATAGAGGTTTTTGTTATTGAACAAGATTGTCCTTATCAAGATTGTGATAATAAAGATCAAAATTCTTTTCATTTATTTTTAGTTGCTCAAGGAGAGATAGCCGCTTATTTGAGAATTATAAAACCTGGTTTTTGTTATAAAGAAGCTGCCATTGGTCGAGTTTTAGTGGCTAAAGAATACAGAAGAGAGGGGCTTGCTTCAAAAATAATGAAAGCAGCTATAGATTTTATTGATAATAATTTAAAAACAAAAGCAATTAGGCTTTCAGCTCAAGAATATATACTTAATTTTTATCAAGAACTTGGATTTGAGGTTGTTTCTGATCGTTATTTAGAAGACGAGATTCCTCATTTTGAAATGTTATATCAATTGTAA
- a CDS encoding EAL domain-containing protein, whose product MKILKKLSIQNKILLGIGISFILAMILLLLVIIFQFEDLLNENKNLIEAELLERKYDKYETLVKSRAEILSDIYAIRLREREIRAEKETDLDMKKFMNELNKRTNVDKFYFYIYDLDGNLISLPPNPELEGENRIDLKINGVPIIKNMINIIKKDGQGRYKYPYYNPVNDKIETKYSYLKKIEGTDLLIGAGGYESSYSNIVDNLLAKITTTRNETIYLFLVSFLVITLIISSIIFYISQSINKNIKKIISGFKRVENGQLNFKLNLNSGDEFETVVLGFNQMLTKIKNLSYNDPLTGLPNLNFLENNLKDNLNNLKKEEKIYLFTLDIANLSLINSSYGYQKANEILKEMYQRLSKILDKRITIARKNDEFIFYFVTKKNKEQIKKYAKNILNKLSKPYEINGNLTYLKLKIGIGINKKEDNYLELIRKSRLAVYFIDQKDQIKFFNQNMKGELVSKFDLESKLRQALAKDEFELYYQPQLKSENNQVIGVEALIRWYHPEEGMISPGKFIPQAEENGMILKLGDWVLKEAISQLKNWQDKGYNNLIMAVNIAPQQFMQGDFVKKIKKLLFEYQIEAQSLELEITERTVIKDIEYTIEVLNDLQKLGVQISIDDFGTGYSSLEYLNRFALNKLKIDKSFVHQSSNLNIVKTIIMMGNNLNLNVVAEGVETKAELDFLIQNKCHYYQGYYFAKPQNAIDVEKYFRKI is encoded by the coding sequence ATGAAAATATTAAAAAAATTATCAATTCAGAACAAAATCTTGTTGGGTATTGGTATTAGCTTTATTTTGGCAATGATTTTATTATTATTAGTTATTATTTTTCAATTTGAAGATCTTTTAAATGAAAATAAAAATTTAATTGAAGCAGAATTACTAGAAAGAAAATATGATAAATATGAGACTTTAGTTAAAAGCAGAGCAGAAATTTTATCTGATATTTATGCTATTCGCTTAAGAGAAAGAGAAATTAGAGCAGAAAAAGAAACTGATTTAGACATGAAAAAATTTATGAATGAATTAAATAAAAGAACAAATGTTGATAAATTTTATTTTTATATTTATGATTTAGATGGTAATCTTATTTCATTACCTCCAAACCCTGAATTAGAAGGTGAAAATAGAATTGATTTAAAAATAAATGGTGTACCAATTATAAAAAATATGATTAATATAATAAAAAAAGATGGTCAGGGAAGATATAAATATCCTTATTATAATCCTGTGAATGATAAAATAGAAACAAAGTATAGCTACCTAAAAAAAATTGAGGGAACAGATTTATTGATAGGAGCTGGTGGTTATGAAAGTAGCTATTCTAATATTGTAGACAATTTATTAGCAAAAATAACAACTACTCGAAATGAAACAATCTATTTATTTTTAGTTAGTTTTTTAGTTATCACTCTCATTATTAGTTCTATTATTTTTTATATTTCTCAATCAATAAACAAAAATATCAAAAAAATTATTTCTGGCTTTAAAAGAGTAGAAAATGGGCAATTAAATTTTAAATTAAATTTAAATAGTGGAGATGAATTTGAAACTGTAGTTTTAGGTTTTAATCAGATGTTAACTAAGATTAAAAATCTAAGTTATAATGATCCTTTAACTGGTTTACCTAATTTGAATTTTTTGGAAAATAATTTAAAAGATAATTTAAATAATCTAAAAAAGGAAGAGAAAATTTATTTATTTACTTTAGATATAGCTAATTTAAGCTTAATAAATAGCAGTTATGGTTACCAAAAAGCAAATGAAATTTTAAAAGAAATGTATCAGCGGTTAAGCAAAATTTTAGATAAAAGAATAACAATTGCTCGTAAAAATGATGAATTTATATTTTATTTTGTGACAAAGAAAAATAAAGAACAAATAAAAAAATATGCTAAAAATATTTTAAATAAGCTGTCTAAACCTTATGAAATAAATGGAAACCTTACTTATTTGAAATTAAAAATAGGAATAGGAATTAATAAAAAAGAGGATAATTATTTAGAGCTTATTCGGAAATCTAGATTAGCAGTTTATTTTATTGATCAAAAAGATCAAATTAAATTTTTTAATCAGAATATGAAAGGAGAACTTGTAAGTAAATTTGATTTAGAAAGTAAATTAAGACAAGCTTTAGCTAAAGATGAATTTGAACTTTATTATCAACCTCAGCTCAAAAGCGAAAATAATCAAGTTATTGGAGTAGAAGCACTAATTCGCTGGTACCATCCAGAAGAAGGTATGATTTCTCCTGGGAAATTTATTCCACAAGCAGAAGAAAATGGAATGATCTTAAAACTAGGAGATTGGGTTTTAAAAGAAGCAATAAGCCAGCTTAAAAATTGGCAAGATAAAGGATATAATAATCTGATTATGGCTGTAAATATTGCTCCTCAACAATTTATGCAGGGGGATTTTGTTAAAAAAATAAAAAAATTATTATTTGAATATCAAATAGAGGCTCAATCTTTAGAGTTAGAGATAACTGAAAGAACAGTTATTAAAGATATCGAATATACTATTGAAGTCTTAAATGATTTACAAAAATTAGGGGTTCAAATTTCTATTGATGACTTTGGTACTGGTTATTCTTCTTTGGAGTATTTAAATCGCTTTGCTCTTAATAAATTAAAAATAGATAAGTCTTTTGTGCACCAGAGTAGTAATTTAAATATAGTTAAAACTATTATCATGATGGGTAATAACTTAAATTTAAATGTAGTAGCGGAAGGAGTAGAAACTAAAGCAGAATTAGATTTTCTAATTCAAAACAAATGTCACTATTATCAAGGATATTATTTTGCTAAACCTCAAAACGCCATTGATGTTGAAAAATATTTCAGAAAAATTTAA
- a CDS encoding Lrp/AsnC family transcriptional regulator — protein MNKKLVDKLDKQIIKAFEKDIPLTLNPYQEIAANLNIEKDELLKRLKKLKEKKILKRVSAILHHRDSGYRANGMFVCDFKEENISQYGKEISKLDSVSHCYQRKKYQNWPYNFYAMMHAQDKLSLETKISKLAIKYKIKDYQILYSTEELKKTSMQYFIHDFDI, from the coding sequence ATGAATAAGAAATTAGTTGATAAATTAGATAAACAAATAATAAAAGCTTTTGAAAAAGATATTCCTTTAACTTTAAACCCATATCAAGAAATAGCAGCAAATTTAAATATTGAAAAAGATGAACTTTTAAAAAGACTTAAAAAGTTAAAAGAGAAAAAAATCTTAAAAAGAGTTTCAGCTATTTTACACCATCGTGATTCTGGCTATAGAGCAAATGGAATGTTTGTCTGCGATTTTAAAGAAGAAAATATTAGTCAATATGGTAAAGAAATATCAAAATTAGATTCAGTTAGTCATTGTTATCAGAGAAAAAAATATCAAAATTGGCCTTATAATTTTTATGCAATGATGCATGCTCAAGATAAATTAAGTTTAGAAACTAAAATTTCCAAATTAGCTATAAAATATAAAATTAAAGATTATCAAATCTTATATTCAACTGAAGAATTGAAAAAAACAAGTATGCAGTATTTTATTCATGATTTTGACATTTAA